The nucleotide window GAATGTAACTCGACGGCGCCACGACATACCTACCGGTTACAGCCGTTGCCTTAATCGTCGGCATGGCAGCCGAGTAGGCTTCACCGACTGTCGCGTCGCCCTCCTCGATGTCGAGTTGCGACGACTGGAGTGCAATGTCATGCTCACCGGCCAGACGTAGAGCGTCGCCCAGGGAGAGACTTAGATTCACCGGCTCGGCGTTGACGATACCGGCGGTCATCAGCGCGATGATCGCTGCACCACCGGCACCAGGTAAGAGGATTGACGGACGTGCGAACAGGGGCATCACAATTCTTGTTTTCATAATCCTGCCTGTTGCAGGGAGTCATTTGATTGAACCTTTAATATATTGACTCCACATCCAATCGGTCAACGGCTTTCGCTAATTCAATGGTCGAAAACCCAACTTTAGGAAGGGTTTTGCGTGGGCTCAGCTGGCTGATGCAATGCTTTCATTGCGTGAAAAGACGCAAGTAGAGGTTTCCTTATAAACACCTTGTCATCATCATTCTTCTCAACATCATCACCTGCATCACTAACCTGCTGGCGCGATTATTGTAAGATGCGACAATCTACAATCAACGGTGAAACGGATCGCTCATAGCGGAATGTCTCTGCCTATAAAGTCTTGCTTTGCAGTGAAGTTGTTGCATGCCCCTCTTGCCTGCAGTATCATATCGGTCGCGATAGCAGCGGCAGGTCCGGTGATAGCGGCGGATGCGCACGTTCCGACCGATGCTGCATGTATAGAGTGTCATAGCCGCTCCAATCGTCTGGTGGAACGCCTCACCCCGACCAAAGCGAGCCGGATGCTCGTCGATACCACTGCGATGGAACGTTCGGTTCACGGATCCGCCTGCCTCGCCTGCCATTCGAATGGTACCGCCCTGGCCATCGCCGACCATCCTGCGACTACCACCACGAACTGCGGCAGGTGCCATGCTGCCCAGGAAGCCGAGTGGAGCGAATCTATCCACGGGTTGCAGGCGCAAGCCGGAAACCTTGATGCTCCGCGCTGTAATACCTGCCATGGAGCTCACGACATCCGGATGCATGACGACCTTGAGTCGCCGGTCTATCGCCGCAATCTTCCGGCCACTTGCGCAACCTGCCACGAGTCGACAGAACTGCAGAGCAAATATCGCTTTTCGCGCAACCGGCTGCTCACCTATAAGAACAGTTATCACGGTATTGCTGTCAAATTCGGCCGGGCTGAAGCGGCCGATTGCGCCAGTTGCCATAGCGCTCACTCGATCCGGCCTTCGAGCGATCCGCGCTCTTCGATCCATCCGGCAAACATCCCCTCGACTTGCGGTAAATGCCATCCCGGGGCAGGGGAGCAGTTCGCCCGGGGAGGTGTCCACGTCCTGGCTGAAAAGCAGAGTTCACCGGGGATGTTCTACGTCCGGAAGTTCTACACTTGGTTCATAGGCACCCTGATGGTTCTCTTCTTCCTTTATATCGTGATTGAACATACCGGATCTGCCCGGGCGCGCCGTAAGGAGAGATCCCGGGAAGGAGGCAGGAGGTAGTATGGATTCTCCTTCGACTCAGAACAACGTTAAGAATGCGTCATCGGTGCTCCGGTTTCCGTTCGTCTGGAGGATTCAACATGCGTTGATGGCTCTGGGGGTCATTGGATTGGCGCTCTCCGGGCTGGCTTACCGATATTACGACACCGGGCCGGGAAGATTGCTGATGTCCTTCGAAGGTGGATTCGGAGCGCGCGGAATTTTGCACCGGATATGTGCCGCCCTGCTCGGTGCGGCTATTGTCTGGCACTTCTTCTGGGTCGTCTTCACCCGGAGGGGACACGACGATTTCCTCGCACTCATGCCGGAGAAGGGCGATACCCGACGGTGGTGGGAAGCGCTGAAGACGAAACTGCGTGGTGAGCCGTATCGTGCCGATTGGGGACGATACACCCTCGGCCAAAAGGCGCAGTATTGGATCATCGCAACCGGTTCGATCCTCATGGCGCTCTCGGGATTGATGCTGCTGTTGGGTGATCGCATCCTCGGTATGATGCCAAAGCAGGCGCTCGACCTTATACGGGTGATTCACGGCGGGGAGGGCGTCGAACTCATGATCTTCATCGTCTTATGGCACCTCTATTCGACGCATCTCTCGCCGGGTCGTTTTCCGATGGACAATGCCTGGTTGACCGGTCGCATTTCGCGGGAACGGCAATCTCGAGAGCATCCCCGGGAAGTCGTCCCATAGATGCTGACTATGACGAAACTTTTCTTCTTATCGTCGTGCAACTGGCTTTCAAAGAGCCTTAAATGCCCGACACTTACGACGATCGCGACGGCTTTTGTGCTGACCGGTTGGAGTCCACTTAATGCACAGATACAGGCGGTTGCATCGCCCTCGTCGCGTTGTCTATTCTGCCATGGCAAGGTGGACTTTGTAAAGCGTTGGCAGGATGGTCGGATAGACAGCCTCTTCGTCGATGTGAGGTTACTCGATGTTTCGGTTCACTCCCGTTGGAATTGCACGGATTGTCACTCGACGGTGACGACGCTGCCGCATGCACCTGTCCTTGAGCGTGTTGACTGTAGCCGGTGTCACTTCTCTGGCAATCCATCAGGCGCTCCTCAAGGAGAATTATACGACCAATATCGACACTCGGTCCATGGTCGGGCAGTGGCAACGGGCAACCGGAAAGCGCCGATTTGTCAGGACTGCCACGGCGGGCACAACGTCCACCGCCGCACCGACGAAGCGAACCCTCTTGGGCATAAGCGAGTTGCCACCACCTGCGGTCGCTGCCATACCGAGGCTTATGCCGAGTTCCGGCTGTCGGTTCACGGCACCCAACTCGAGTCAGGCAACCGGGATGCTCCCTCCTGCATCAATTGCCATGGCGAACACGACATCCGACCGCCGGACGATCCCGAGTCGGCGGTTACGACCCGAAATGTTATGAACACCTGCTCAGCCTGCCACGCTTCAGAGGCTTTGAAGGAATCCTACGGTGTCCGGACGGTGCAGGTCGAAACTTACAAAGGGAGTTATCACGGCATTGCCGTCAAGTTCGGCCAGAATCGTGCAGCCAGTTGCGCCAGTTGTCATGGACATCACGACATCCTTCCCTCGAGCGACCCGAAGTCCCGGATCCATCCGGCTAACATCCCGGCAACCTGCGGCTCATGCCACCCGGGAGCCAATGCCAACTATGCCCGGGGACGGATTCATATAGATGCCGCGAGCAAAGATGCTGGAATAATATACTATGTAGCATCGTTCTTCAAGTATCTCACCATCGGGACGCTTATCGTCTTGATCATCAATATCATCCTCGACCTTAGACGACGCCTTTTGACGCGACGGGTGCACAAGTCGTGAGTGACTCTCTCGACCGGATCCTGACCGAAGCCGGCCTTGACGATGAAGCCGGTCGGAGGGACTTGCTCGAAGCGCTCGCGACCGAAGTGGGCGAAGAGCGCCTCAGCCAGATCATCACTGCGATGGCGTCTGCAAAGAGTCGGGCGCTGTCCAAACCTCAAGCCCCGCTAACTGAACCTCACGTATCGCATCCTCGGGTCGAATCGAAGACCTATCTCCGTTTCAACCTCTCGACCCGCATCCAGCATGGAGTAATGGCGTTGTCCGTGCTTATTCTCATCGTTACCGGGCTCCCCTTGAAGTTCCATGATGCCCGGCTTTCTCAATGGGTGATGAACTTGATGGGAGGCATAGAGGTCTCGGCAATCGTCCATAGGGTCGGCGCAACGCTGCTGATTGGTGTCGGACTGGCACACTTGCTCTACATATCGCTCACCCGGGTCGGCCGGCGGGATTTGTTCCTTCTACTTCCCCGCTTCAAGGACTTGCGCGACTGGATCCTGATGCTAAAATATTATGTCGGTTTGACTGAGGAGAAGGCTCGTTTTGGGCGGTTCAGTTACATCGAAAAATTCGACTACTGGGCGGTCTATTGGGGTATGGTCATCATGATCACGTCGGGATCGCTGCTCTGGTTTCAGGACTTCTTCCTCAAGTTCATCCCGAAGTGGATGCTCGACATCGCCAAGGAAGCGCACTCCGATGAAGCACTGCTGGCAACGCTCGCGATCATCGTCTGGCATTTTTACAATGTCCATTTCTCGCCGGCCAAGTTTCCGATGAGCAAAGTCTTCATTAACGGCAAACTAACCCGCGAGGAGATGGAAGATGAGCATCCTCTCGAACTCGAGGAGATGGAGAAAGAGAGCCAGGGACGAAAGACGAAGAGTGAACAATGAAGTGGGATAACGCCACCATTCCGGGTTCAAGGCCTCATCAGAAGCCCTTCAGCACTTATTCATGATTCGCTTTTTCATAGATTTATGGCGGGTGGTCGTCGAGCATCGGAAGCCGTTGCTTTTGACAACCGGTGGAATCGTCATCTTCGTTGCTATCGTTAATGGCGGCTACTACTTCTACTCGGCGCGACCGGAGTCGTGCCTGGTCTGTCACTATATGCAGCCTTTCTACGACCAATGGCGCAATTCGGCGCACAGGGATGTCAACTGCACCCAGTGCCACCCCGGTCGTCGGACATTGATCGACACCTACCTGCTGCGCTATCTGACCAACTCCTACCGCAGCCGTCCGCATGCCAACGTAACTGCCGCCACTTGCCTTAAGTGCCACGACGAGTCAACCCTTGTCGGTGAGATCACCTACCAGCGCGGCATCAAGTTCAACCACGAACATCACCTCGGGCAGATGCGTCGCGGCAAGAAATTGCGCTGCACCTCCTGCCATGCAACCGGTATGCCCGACTCGAAGTTGTCGGTTGACAACGAGGCTTGCTATCTCTGCCACTTCATGGAGGCAGCCCAGGGACGCGCATTCACATCCTGTAATGCCTGCCATGGCATACCGACGGTGAAGGTGGAACATCAGGGATTCCAGTTCAACCATCAGTCCTATGTTGGTCCGGAGGGCAGCGGTCAGGGCATCGATTGCTCGGCCTGTCACGTGTCAGTCGTGAGTGGCGGGGGGGCGGTTCCGGAAGCAAAATGCTACGAATGCCATAAGACGCGGGTCGATATCCGGCGGGATCTTGATGCCGTGCATCGGCTCCATATCACCGAGCAGGGTGTCGATTGCTTCCGATGCCACGACCGAATCGAACATGGCAAGGTTGAAATGTCCGGCGCGCTGTCGCTCGACTGTGCGAAGTGCCACGCTCCCGAACATGGTGCGACGATGCAGATGTTCATGGGCACCGGTGGTGAAGGCGTAGCCGATCACCCCGATGCGATGTTCCTGTCGCGCGTCTCGTGCGAAGCCTGCCATACGCCGGGGGCAGTGCAGATGAACCTGCCCGGAAGAATGCCGCGTCAATCGACCTTTGCCGAAAAGCGACAGACTTGCGTCTATTGCCATGGTGCCGGCTACGACCGGATGCTCGACGACTGGAAAGTCGGTTTCGATCGTCTGGTGAGCGAACTTCGCCCGTTGGTGGCAGCGGTCAAGGCGCCTCCATCCTCCTACCAGAATCGGGAGAGGATGTTCGTAAGCGAGGCTTTGCGTAAAGCCCGGGTTAACTTCGATCTTCTGGTAGAAGGCAAGGCGGTCCACAATCCGTTTTATGCGCTTTCTCTGGCGCGGCAGATATTCACCGCAGTTGATTCGGCAGCAGTGGCAAAGGGAACGTCGCGGCCGACGCCGCCGCAATTGTTAACGCGTGCTGATGCGGCTTGCATGCTCTGCCATACCGCCCGGCCTCCGGCGGCGGAAATGCCCTTTTCAGGAGCGACCTTCTCGCACGAATTGCATGTCGAAGGTGCTGGTCTAAGTTGCACCCAATGCCATTCGTCAACCACCCACCGAACACAGGATATCGACCGGTCCACTTGTGTTGAGTGCCATGAGAACCGGTTTGTGGCCAAATGAACGGTGATAGAAGTGGATTAAGGCGGGCTCCCAACCGGGAGCCTGCCTCACTTTTGAAGAATGAGAGGTCCGAAAGTAGCCGCAGATGGTACTGACATACCTTCTGGCAGCCCCGATTGGAGCACTTGTTGCAACCGCAACGATCGGTGAGGGTGGACGTCCTCGTCCGCCCGCACCACGTCTCCACTTTACACACCGGACGAAGGCGTCCGGCGTGCACGAACCAAGTTCAAGTTCGAATAATCGATAATGCTCCGCGAAATTATAAATATCGCCTACGGCATCCTGAGCCTTCCTATCCGGATCGTCAGGAAGATCGTCGAACGCTTTCAACGTTGGGGTTGGAAGCGGACGCTGTTGGTCGTTTCTGTGGCTTTCGTCCTTGTGACGGTATTGATGACGCTTTTCGTCGAGGCGACGTCGCAGCCGACGTTTTGTGTAACCTGTCACTACATGCGGCCCTACTTCGCGTCATGGGAGGAGTCGTCGCACCAGGGCGTCGCCTGCACGATGTGCCATTTTCCTCCCGGCATAAAGAGCGCACTCAAGCAGAAGTTCACAGCATCGTCGATGGTAGTGAACTATGTAACCGGCATCTATAAGCGTTCCAAGCCTTGGGCAGAGGTCTCGGATGAATCCTGCCTTAGGCCGGGCTGCCACGAGACGCGGCTGCTCGAAGGCCGGGTTGAGTTCAAGGAAGGCATCATCTTCGACCATAAGCCGCACCTGACCGAAGATCGACTCGGCAAGACTCTGCGCTGCACTTCATGCCACAGCCAGATCGTTCAAGGCGAGCACATATCGGTAACCGAGACAACTTGCTTCACCTGCCACTTCAAAGGCGATGCCTCAGGGGAACTTTCACGCTGCACAAAGTGCCATGACGCACCGATAGCATCGCCGACCGGCGCTTCAGTTAAGTTCGATCACGTTCGGATAGTGGAGCAGGGGGTGTCGTGCCTCAGGTGCCACGGCACAATGCAGGTCGGGACCGGCGAAGTGCGCAAGGAACGATGCTCATTTTGCCACGCGGACCTCGGCAAGATCAACAAGTTCGACGATACGCCGTTCGTCCACAGAAAGCACATTGCCGAGCACAAGGTCGAGTGCCAGAACTGCCACCAGGAGATTCTGCATCGCTCGGTTTCGCGCACCGATGAAGTGAAGCCGTCGTGCGAGGACTGCCATCCCGGGTTTCACGGAGTGCAGGTCGATCTCTTCACCGGCACCGGTGGCAAGGGCGTCGAACCTCATCCTTCTACGATGTTCCAGTCGGGCCTCAACTGCCGGGGCTGTCACATTCAAGCCTCTGCTGCTGATGGCTTTGCTGAGAAGGGGATCACCTACAAAGCCTCAGGCGTGGTTTGCACTCCATGCCACGATCCGGGCTACGACCGCATCCTCGAAGGCTGGAAGCGTCGCAACAGCGAGCGGCTCATGCAAATCCAGCGCATCGAGCAGACTGTGGCCGGGGCAGTAAAAGGCGTGAGCGTCGAGCATCGGGCTGTGGCGGACTCTCTGCTTGAAGCAGCCCGTTACAATATCTCGATGGTCGATCTGGGACATGGCATTCATAACATCCCGTATGCCGAGGCGCTGTTGGGAACGGCTTATGGCCAGTTGCAAAGCGCCTATCAAATGGCGCGGCCGGGGGCTAACCCGGGGTCGTTCGAGATCGGACTGCCAAAGTCGGGCGCCGACTGTATGACCTGTCACTATGGCGTTGAGACGATGATCGTTCAGCGCACCACCGGAAGCCCATTTCCCCATTCACCGCACGTCTTGCAGCATGGTCTGGCTTGCCTCAAATGCCATGACAACTCGAAACGGCATGGCAGTCTGGCTCTCTCCCGGAACGAATGCAACAGTTGCCATCATAAGACCGACGCCGGCAAGTCGCCAGATTGCCAGAACTGCCATTCGCTGCAGGCGACGCTCTTCAAGGGTGATTCCACCTGGGGTTCCGATGCCTTTGCGGATGCAATGTCCGAGTCCGGAATGGAATGCGCGGACTGTCATTTGCCGCAAGAGAACGCCGTGAAACGGTCGGGCGGTGAGACCTGCGCCGAGTGCCACGACGAGACCTATGCCGACCTGCTGATAGACTGGAAAGATGAGACAACGCACGGGATTGCAGTCGTCGATTCACTTCTTCACATCTGCCGCAACGTTCAATTGCCTGAACTGACTGCCCTTCGCCAGGAAACCGACCGCATCCGTAAGGACCGCAGCCTCGGCGCTCACAACCACGGCCTGGTGGTGGCGATTCTCAAGCGCAACAGGGTCCGGCTGGAGACATTCATCAAGGAACAGGGACTATGATGGTAATGATGTGGTAATGATGACAATGATGAATGGACGCGGTTGGAGTTTCCGGTTG belongs to Calditrichota bacterium and includes:
- a CDS encoding cytochrome b/b6 domain-containing protein, with translation MDSPSTQNNVKNASSVLRFPFVWRIQHALMALGVIGLALSGLAYRYYDTGPGRLLMSFEGGFGARGILHRICAALLGAAIVWHFFWVVFTRRGHDDFLALMPEKGDTRRWWEALKTKLRGEPYRADWGRYTLGQKAQYWIIATGSILMALSGLMLLLGDRILGMMPKQALDLIRVIHGGEGVELMIFIVLWHLYSTHLSPGRFPMDNAWLTGRISRERQSREHPREVVP
- a CDS encoding cytochrome b/b6 domain-containing protein: MSDSLDRILTEAGLDDEAGRRDLLEALATEVGEERLSQIITAMASAKSRALSKPQAPLTEPHVSHPRVESKTYLRFNLSTRIQHGVMALSVLILIVTGLPLKFHDARLSQWVMNLMGGIEVSAIVHRVGATLLIGVGLAHLLYISLTRVGRRDLFLLLPRFKDLRDWILMLKYYVGLTEEKARFGRFSYIEKFDYWAVYWGMVIMITSGSLLWFQDFFLKFIPKWMLDIAKEAHSDEALLATLAIIVWHFYNVHFSPAKFPMSKVFINGKLTREEMEDEHPLELEEMEKESQGRKTKSEQ